A part of Rhipicephalus microplus isolate Deutch F79 chromosome 8, USDA_Rmic, whole genome shotgun sequence genomic DNA contains:
- the LOC142761705 gene encoding 15-hydroxyprostaglandin dehydrogenase [NAD(+)]-like, giving the protein MKDLKGKVALVTGAATGFGKAIVDLLLSRGCKVALLDMDCIVGKQTTTEFQAKYGKDGCIFLRCDVTDDQELDDCFCRTRAHFCGLDIVVNNAGIAGEAKWKKIFAINTEAVFSGILLGLKYMGKDNGQKGGDIINVASVAGLRVMPTIPAYNAAKTAVVAMTRAFGDDLYLNRHGVRVNCICPEPMNTPMWWGISAFCKTREDTTAMALDYDKRVMPVEHVARGVLMILDDEKNGTALAALHGKELHYFQFQPDC; this is encoded by the exons ATGAAGGACCTCAAGGGAAAAGTTGCTCTCGTAACTGGAGCTGCGACTGGCTTCGGAAAGGCGATCGTCGATCTTCTTCTGAGCAGAGGATGCAAG GTAGCTCTTCTGGACATGGACTGCATTGTAGGCAAACAGACAACCACGGAGTTTCAGGCCAAGTATGGGAAAGATGGGTGTATCTTCCTGAGGTGTGACGTCACGGACGACCAAGAGCTTGACG ACTGTTTCTGCCGGACGCGCGCCCACTTCTGCGGCCTCGACATCGTCGTCAACAACGCCGGCATCGCGGGCGAGGCTAAGTGGAAAAAGATATTCGCCATAAACACC GAAGCCGTCTTCAGTGGAATTCTTCTCGGCTTGAAGTACATGGGAAAGGACAACGGACAAAAAGGTGGCGACATCATCAACGTCGCATCAGTTGCTG GCCTCCGAGTGATGCCCACAATTCCGGCTTACAACGCAGCCAAGACTGCTGTGGTTGCCATGACGAGAGCTTTCGGG GATGACCTCTACTTGAACCGCCACGGAGTCCGAGTGAACTGCATCTGTCCCGAGCCGATGAACACGCCCATGTGGTGGGGCATATCGGCCTTCTGCAAGACCCGCGAAGACACCACCGCAATGGCCCTGGATTACGACAAGCGTGTTATGCC TGTCGAGCATGTGGCCAGAGGTGTACTGATGATCTTGGATGATGAGAAGAACGGTACTGCCTTGGCGGCCCTCCACGGCAAGGAACTGCATTATTTCCAGTTCCAACCAGATTGTTGA